The bacterium genome window below encodes:
- a CDS encoding Fe-S-containing hydro-lyase, which translates to MADAIKINTPLTDEVVAKLKIGDSVLITGKIFTARDAAHKRMFDAANSNQPLPIDIKGQIIYYAGPAPAKPGYVIGPVGPTTAGRCDTYTPKLLSLGLKGMIGKGLRSKDVKDAMKKNVAVYFAATGGAAALIAKNVKAAKVIAYDDLGAEAIRELEVENFPVIVAIDANGNDLYEEGSKKYKKE; encoded by the coding sequence ATGGCTGACGCAATAAAAATAAATACGCCTTTAACGGATGAAGTTGTCGCGAAGCTTAAGATCGGCGACAGCGTGCTGATAACCGGCAAGATCTTTACGGCGCGCGACGCCGCCCATAAACGGATGTTTGACGCGGCCAACAGCAACCAGCCGCTGCCCATCGATATCAAGGGACAGATCATCTATTACGCGGGACCGGCGCCGGCAAAACCGGGGTACGTCATCGGCCCGGTCGGCCCCACGACCGCGGGGAGATGCGATACCTACACGCCGAAACTCCTATCGCTCGGCCTCAAAGGCATGATCGGCAAAGGCCTTCGCTCAAAGGACGTCAAAGATGCGATGAAGAAAAATGTCGCAGTCTATTTCGCGGCCACGGGCGGAGCCGCCGCGCTCATTGCCAAGAACGTGAAAGCGGCCAAGGTCATCGCCTATGATGACCTCGGAGCCGAAGCGATAAGGGAACTGGAAGTGGAGAATTTCCCGGTAATCGTCGCGATCGATGCCAACGGCAATGACCTCTACGAAGAAGGCAGCAAGAAGTACAAGAAAGAATAG
- a CDS encoding ABC transporter substrate-binding protein, translating to MKILSAVVLVLLVLSCAPQENVIKIGLVAPLTGDVKTFGESTKNGFLLAINEANAAGGINGKMIKYYILDDRNDPTEATNAGSKLINQDGVKFIVGSVSSKCSIPLSEVCQASTAVMITPTSTNPKVTVKDDGTRKDFVFRACFIDPFQGRVAAKFALENLKCKTAAVLYDVGNDYVKGLAEFYRDNFTVGGGKIIVYESYQKDDADFSALLTKVKQANPDMLYVPDYYNKVGLIAKQARQIGIKAVLMGGDGWDSPDMIKIAGDAIDGGYFTNHYSPDDPRPEVQEWVKKYTATYGSKPDALATLAYDATTLLLKAIQAANSAKPEDVRKALQGFQDVSSVSGNISYDEMGNPIKNAVILKYTKTGQEYVATVAP from the coding sequence TTGAAAATACTATCAGCGGTAGTTCTCGTGTTGCTTGTACTATCTTGCGCGCCGCAGGAGAATGTCATAAAGATCGGTCTCGTCGCGCCATTGACCGGTGATGTCAAAACGTTCGGGGAATCGACCAAGAACGGATTCCTACTGGCCATCAACGAGGCCAACGCTGCCGGCGGTATAAACGGCAAGATGATAAAATACTATATTCTTGATGACCGCAATGACCCGACCGAAGCGACCAACGCCGGCAGCAAGCTGATAAACCAGGACGGCGTGAAGTTCATCGTCGGCTCGGTTTCGTCAAAATGCTCGATCCCGCTGTCCGAAGTATGCCAGGCATCGACCGCGGTCATGATCACGCCGACCTCCACGAACCCCAAGGTTACGGTTAAAGACGACGGCACGAGAAAAGATTTCGTTTTCCGGGCGTGTTTCATCGATCCTTTCCAGGGCCGGGTGGCGGCAAAATTCGCGCTTGAAAACCTGAAGTGCAAGACCGCCGCGGTCCTGTACGATGTCGGCAACGATTATGTCAAGGGACTGGCCGAGTTTTACCGCGACAATTTCACAGTCGGCGGCGGCAAGATCATCGTGTACGAATCCTACCAGAAAGATGACGCCGATTTCTCGGCATTACTGACCAAGGTCAAGCAGGCCAATCCCGATATGCTCTATGTCCCCGATTACTACAACAAGGTCGGATTGATCGCCAAACAGGCGCGGCAGATAGGTATCAAAGCGGTGCTCATGGGCGGCGACGGCTGGGACTCGCCGGACATGATAAAGATCGCCGGCGACGCGATCGACGGCGGTTATTTTACGAACCACTATTCTCCCGATGACCCGCGCCCCGAAGTCCAGGAATGGGTTAAAAAATATACTGCGACCTACGGCTCAAAACCTGATGCGTTGGCGACACTGGCTTATGACGCGACCACGCTGCTGTTGAAAGCGATCCAGGCGGCGAATTCCGCTAAACCCGAGGATGTCCGCAAGGCGTTGCAGGGTTTCCAGGACGTCAGCTCGGTATCCGGCAATATATCGTACGACGAAATGGGCAACCCGATCAAGAACGCGGTCATCCTTAAATATACCAAGACCGGCCAGGAATACGTCGCGACCGTAGCACCATGA
- a CDS encoding branched-chain amino acid ABC transporter permease, which translates to MSYFLQQLINGLQLGFVYALIALGYTMVYGIVRLINFAHGDVFMVGAYLGYFAIVYFHLPFPIAIICAMIGCAILGIAIERLAYKPLRTAPRIAALITAMGVSLFLEYFCSLKFVFSPNYLAYPRPFQVTTYQIGGLCISTIQIIVFSVAILLLFILQYFVQKTKMGMAMRAVSFDKETARLMGINIDLVISLTFGIGSALAAAGGVLFGIAYPQINPFMGIMPGLKAFVAAVLGGIGSIPGAVLGAVIMGTVETMSSAFISSTLRDAIAFSILILVLIFKPTGLLGRKGTEKV; encoded by the coding sequence ATGAGTTACTTCCTCCAGCAGCTGATCAACGGCCTGCAACTGGGTTTTGTTTACGCCCTGATCGCGCTCGGCTACACCATGGTATACGGAATCGTGCGGTTGATCAATTTTGCCCACGGTGACGTCTTCATGGTGGGCGCTTATCTCGGGTATTTTGCCATTGTTTATTTCCATCTGCCCTTCCCCATCGCCATTATCTGCGCGATGATCGGCTGCGCGATCCTCGGCATCGCGATCGAACGGCTCGCGTACAAGCCCCTGCGGACCGCACCCCGGATCGCAGCGCTCATCACGGCCATGGGCGTATCGCTCTTTCTCGAATACTTCTGCAGCCTTAAATTCGTCTTCAGCCCCAATTACCTCGCGTATCCCCGTCCCTTCCAGGTCACGACCTACCAGATCGGCGGCCTGTGCATATCAACGATCCAGATCATCGTTTTCTCGGTCGCGATCCTGCTGCTTTTCATCCTTCAGTACTTCGTGCAGAAAACAAAGATGGGAATGGCCATGCGCGCCGTATCGTTCGACAAGGAAACGGCACGGCTTATGGGCATAAACATCGACCTTGTGATCTCGCTTACCTTCGGCATCGGTTCTGCCCTGGCCGCGGCCGGCGGCGTGCTCTTCGGCATCGCATATCCCCAGATCAATCCTTTCATGGGCATCATGCCGGGACTGAAGGCTTTCGTCGCGGCCGTGCTTGGCGGCATCGGCAGTATCCCCGGCGCTGTGCTCGGGGCCGTGATCATGGGAACGGTCGAGACCATGAGTTCCGCCTTCATATCATCCACTCTCCGCGACGCCATCGCGTTCTCGATCTTGATCCTCGTGCTTATCTTTAAACCGACCGGCCTGCTGGGCAGGAAGGGAACGGAGAAAGTGTGA
- a CDS encoding branched-chain amino acid ABC transporter permease: MSLRILNPYWQQIIQFAGIITISALGLNLIYGYTGQFSLGHAAFYGIGAYTSALITKLIPQGGIASLLIAIVAASAVVALVAFLIGMPILRLKSDYLGIATLGFGIIIKVIFDNADAVIPSMGGSRGMLGIPKLTSFPVVYAGVIATVLVIRNFVSSSLGRACISIREDEIAAESVGINTTKYKTLGFVLGSVFAGVAGALYAHLYTFLHPMNFDFLKSIDVLLIVVLGGLGSISGTIIAAVSWTFLLEGLRVILPPDILDWRLVIYPLLLIIVMILKPKGLLGGLEFGFLKQKAEQGD, translated from the coding sequence ATGTCGCTCCGCATCCTAAATCCCTACTGGCAGCAGATCATACAGTTTGCCGGCATCATAACGATCTCCGCTTTAGGCCTTAACCTGATCTATGGTTATACCGGTCAGTTTTCCCTGGGCCATGCCGCTTTTTACGGCATCGGTGCTTATACTTCGGCCCTGATCACGAAACTCATACCCCAGGGCGGTATCGCTTCGCTTTTGATCGCGATCGTGGCGGCTTCCGCGGTCGTTGCCCTGGTCGCGTTCCTCATCGGCATGCCCATTCTCCGCTTAAAGTCAGATTATCTGGGGATCGCGACGCTCGGCTTCGGGATCATCATCAAGGTCATTTTCGACAATGCCGATGCCGTCATCCCGTCCATGGGTGGATCGCGCGGCATGCTCGGGATCCCAAAGCTGACCAGTTTCCCGGTCGTTTATGCAGGCGTGATCGCGACCGTGCTCGTCATCCGGAACTTCGTATCCTCGAGCCTGGGCCGCGCCTGCATCTCGATCCGCGAAGACGAGATCGCCGCCGAATCAGTCGGCATAAACACGACAAAATACAAAACGCTGGGCTTTGTCCTGGGATCGGTCTTTGCCGGGGTCGCCGGTGCACTCTATGCGCATCTTTACACGTTCCTTCATCCGATGAATTTTGACTTTCTCAAATCGATCGACGTTTTGCTGATCGTGGTCCTGGGCGGTCTGGGAAGCATCTCTGGAACGATCATCGCAGCGGTTTCGTGGACATTCCTGCTCGAAGGCCTTCGCGTCATCCTGCCGCCGGACATTCTGGACTGGCGGCTGGTCATTTATCCGCTGCTGCTGATCATCGTCATGATCCTCAAACCGAAGGGACTGCTGGGCGGCCTGGAATTCGGCTTTTTAAAGCAAAAAGCCGAGCAAGGTGATTAG